The Candidatus Defluviibacterium haderslevense DNA window TTTCCATTCGCTATTATAAATAAAATACTAATGATACCTTTTTACAATAATATAATATATTAAATTAATTATCTCTAATTATTTTTCTCAAAATAATAAAACCAACACTAAGCAGTAAGGCAATTGCAATTGCTTTACCTAAATTATATAAAAGCTTTTCTTTCTTTACTTCCAAAGGGATTATAGGTAAGTCCAAAGCTTGAATAAATGGCGTCTGTGTTTGTAATGTAAATGATGCGAACTCTAAATTTTTAAGTGCTTCTCCATACAGAATACTAAAAACCTTAATATCTCTGTCTACTTGTATTTGTGGCACTGCATTTTCATTCAACCATGTGTTGCGATACGTATCTTTAATATTTGCCAATGAATAATCTTTCCGGTAAATTAAATCACGTAGACTATCTACTTTGTGCTGTAAATTATCAAAAGTTTCCTGTTGGCGTTCAACTGATTTATTGATATAAAAAGTACTCAATTGATTAAATAAATGGATACAAACCAAATAAGATAAGTTTTGATCTGTATACCGTGTCGCCATATCCATAATTCCAGTCTTCTCATTGAATCCAGTTTCCAATTTAGACAAAAACAACTTATGCAATTGTTGCAAAGCCAAATTTTCCGTTTCTGAAAATTTATTGACCTCTCCATGGGTAAATCGATACGAGCGCAGTGGTGAAATAGGTTTTAAAATAGCCTTTGCGAACCACTCATTGGTACGAACCAATTCATCAATTAAGAAATTACCTAAATAGTCTTCGAGATTGTTGATTTTTACTTTCTGAAAAAAAACAGACTCAGCAATCCTTCTTGTTTTGGCAATTTCAACAATTTTTTGAAGACTCACTTGTTGTCCTGGTGCGTTTAATCCAAATTGGCCTAAGATACTTGCCAAGCCGGATTGACCGCCTTCTGATTCATTCAACATGAATGTAGCTCGGGCAATATACTGCACTGGACTTGAAAAAGTCTTATATAAATAGTAAGCGAGAAATGGAACCATAACCAATAAGATGATTTTTCCATTCCTTTTGATCTCCAAACCATAGCCCTTCATGGAATTAATCCAATCTTTTAAGCTAAATTCAGGCTGATGTTGTAATGCTTCCATCGCTTAATAATCCATTGTTTTGACTCCAATCATTTTTTTTGTAATATCTAAAGGCAAAACTAAGAATAATTTACATATATAAAAATATTTGATCTAAAAAACTGTACCTGTAATTTGATAAATCTTCATTTGTGTTCTCTTTCATTTACTTGATTTAAATTTTATGACATTTTCTCATAAAAAATAACATTTTTTTAGTATTTCTAAAACTTTATAATTATTAAATTTGCAACTCAACATTAAAAAATATTATTTAAGTTTTTGACAATCAGATTATTATGGATTTAAAAATTGAGTCCTTATCAAAAAGTTTTGGCAATCAAAAAGCAGTTGACAACATTTCATTCGAGGTAAGGTCAGGAGAAATCGTTGGCTTTCTAGGGCCGAATGGTGCTGGCAAAACCACCACTATGAAAATGCTTACCCAATATATTTCACCAGATCATGGTACCATTTGGTATGGCTCCTCGTCTTCCAGAGATGCCATTGAATTGAGAAGAAGCATTGGGTATCTTCCTGAACATAATCCCTTGTATGAAGATATGCCCATGTTGGATTACTTGGCCTTTTGTGCGGCCTTGCAAGGTGTGCCACAAGGTGAAATTCAGAATAATATCCGAAATATGGTCAAAAAATGTGGCCTAGATGTAGAAAAACATAAAAAAATTGGTGAACTGTCTAAAGGATTTCGCCAACGCGTTGGACTTGCACAGGCTATCATCCACAATCCTAAAATTCTGATTCTTGATGAACCGACAACTGGTCTAGATCCAAATCAAATTGTTGAAATCAGAGAACTAATCAAACAATTAGGACGTGAAAAAACGGTTATTCTTAGTACACACATTTTACCGGAAGTAGAAGCAACTTGCGATCGATTATTGATCATTAACAAAGGCAAAATTGTTGCTGATGGAACAGTCTCTAATCTTAGAAAGCAATCGGAAAATCGACAAATTCTACATGTTCGTATCGATGGTCCCAATCAAAACAACATTTACGAAGTACTAAAAAATGAACCTGGTGTCAGCATGGTTGATCTAATTAATAGAAATGAGAACAAATTCGAAATCCAATCCCACGATGCTGAACCACTCAATCGAAAAATCTTTCATCTTTGTGTAAAGAACGGATGGGACTTACTTGAAATGATTCCTTTTGAAACGAAATTAGAAGACATTTTCCGTGACCTTACTATAAATTAAGCAAAATTATGCAATCTCCAATTTCAATTATTGCAAAGAAAGAATTAGCTTCTTTTTTTGATTCATTAACAGCTTATATTATGTTAGTGGCCTTTCTTGGATTTAGTGGCTTTTTTACCTGGATCTTTGGCTCAGATGTTTTTATTAGGAAAGAAGCAGATTTACAGGTATTTTTTGGTATCGCAAAATGGACACTTTTCTTTTTTATTCCTGCTATTACCATGAAAATGCTAGCTGAAGAAAAAAAGACAGGTACTATTGAATTACTGCTAACAAAAGCTGTTAGCCATAGACAATTGATCTTAGGCAAATTTTTGGCTTGTCTATTGTTGATCATCATTGCATTAGCCTTAACCCTACCCTATTACTTTTCAATTAGTCAATTAGGCGCTGTAGACCATGGCGCTACCATCAGTGGGTATCTAGGCCTTATTCTAATGAGTGCAGCTTATATTGGCATTGGTTTGTTTGCCAGTAGTATTACAAACAATCAAATCGTTGCATTTCTATTAGCTTTATTAATAGGCATATTCTTTCATTTTTTATTTGATGTGTTTTCATATGGAAGCCGGGGTTTATTTGGACAGATTTTTAGCACATTAAGTGTGAGTAAACATTTTGATTCCATTTCTCGTGGCGTGATAGACACAAAAGATATATTGTATTTTATTACTTTAACCGGCTTAGGATTATACTTAGCAGAATTATTTATTGCAAAAAGAAAATAATTATCAACCATGAATTCATTAGGAACAAAAATTCTTATCGCCATCACAGGATTTGTAGCTATAAATTTTTTGGCAAAGCAATTCTTTTTCAGATTCGATTTAACTCAAAACAAAGAATTTACGCTGAGTAAAGCAACAAAAGATATTATAAAAAATTTAGATAAAAAAGTAAATATTACAGCTTACTTTTCAAATGATCTACCTACTGATGTTGCAAAAACTCAAGAAGAATTAAAAGACATACTCAACGAATTTGCTAATATTTCAAAAGGACAAGTAGAATATCAATTCATATCACCAAATGATGATCCCAAAAAGGAAGAAGAAGCCATGAAAGAAGGCATTCAACCTGTGATGATCAATGTTCGGGAGAAAGATCAATCAAAGCAACTCAAAGCATTTCTGGGTGCTACCGTTAAAATAGGAGACGCCAAAGAAGTTATTCCAGTTATACAACCCGGCACAGCCATGGAATATGCACTTACCACAAGTATTAAGAAATTAGCTGTAAAAAACAAACCACTTTTAGGATTTCTGCAGGGACACCGGGAGGCTGCAATTCAGGAATTAGCTCAGGCTTATGAATCATTGAACATCTTATATCATTCTGAATCCGTATACATTACTGATACTGTTGATCTTGGTAAATATAAAACTCTCGTCATAGTTAGACCCCAAGATAGTTTTCCACCAGCTGATTTAGCAAAATTAGATGAATACCTATCAAATGGTGGGAATATCTTATTAGCAATGAACCATATTGAAGCTGATATGCAACAAGGATTGGTGAATGTTTCAAAAACCGGTTTAAAAGAATGGCTTAACACTAAAGGTCTAAAAGTCGAAGATGCATTGGTACGCGATGTAGCTTGTGGACAAGTACAAGTGCAACAACAAAATGGGTTTTTCTCCTTTAACACACCAATACAAATGCCTTATTTGCCATTGGTTCAAAAATTTCCTGAACACCCAGTTACAAAAGGTTTAGAACGCGTTATTTTACAGTTTGCAAGCCCGCTAAGTTATGGTGGTGATGCTCGTAATGTGTTTACCCCACTTTTACTTTCCTCAGACAAATCTGCTAGTGAAAATCTCCCATTAGTTTTTGATATTCAGCGCCAATGGACTCAAAGTGATTTTCCTCAATCGAATATTTGTATGGGTGGTGTTTTGGAAGGCAAAATCGTTGGAGATAGAAGTTCAAGACTCATTGTATATACCGATGGAGATTTCCCGGTTGGTCGTGGAAGAAATCAACAAATCAATGCAGACAATGTCAGCCTATTGGTTAATGGTATAGACTGGCTAAGTGATGATACTGGTCTCATAGATCTGCGAACCAAAGCAGTTGATACAAGACCTATTAAAGAACTTGATGACGCCACCAGGAGCCTTTATAAATATTTGAATTTCTTACTTCCTATTGGTTTGATTTTAGTTTATAGCTTTTTTAGATCTTCGATGAATAGAAGGAAACGAATCCAAAGAATGGAAGAAAGATATGTGTAAGGACTTCAAAAACGGACCTTTGATTCTAATAAAATATTGAGCTAGCACAAAGTTTATTTTTTAAGTAATTATCGATTTTTTAAGTGCTCTTTTTTTAAATTATTTATTTGAGTATTGGATAATAATCATTCATCAAATATTATTCATTTATTTATCGAAATTTCAACCTAATAAATATTAATCAAATAAATTGAAATGCATTCAATCTGTCTATTAAAACAGCATAAATCTGGGACAGGACCATTAATGCAAATATTTGACAAGTTTAATAAACTTGAAGCAGAGATGATAAATTACTGTATTGAATTTTTGATTTAATATTTTTTGTAAAATAGAATGTCTTTACATTCAAAATATCGCGTAAAATCAAATGATGCTGGAATACATAATATCCATAATAGAAGTTCAAAATGTGTTTGAATCGAGCAACAAGTTTAATTGCTATTGTCAAACTATACACTATTCAGAAAATGATATAAAATTTAGGATAAAAAAAATGGCGAGTAATTACCTCGCCATTTTTTTTAAATAATTAATT harbors:
- a CDS encoding GldG family protein; this translates as MNSLGTKILIAITGFVAINFLAKQFFFRFDLTQNKEFTLSKATKDIIKNLDKKVNITAYFSNDLPTDVAKTQEELKDILNEFANISKGQVEYQFISPNDDPKKEEEAMKEGIQPVMINVREKDQSKQLKAFLGATVKIGDAKEVIPVIQPGTAMEYALTTSIKKLAVKNKPLLGFLQGHREAAIQELAQAYESLNILYHSESVYITDTVDLGKYKTLVIVRPQDSFPPADLAKLDEYLSNGGNILLAMNHIEADMQQGLVNVSKTGLKEWLNTKGLKVEDALVRDVACGQVQVQQQNGFFSFNTPIQMPYLPLVQKFPEHPVTKGLERVILQFASPLSYGGDARNVFTPLLLSSDKSASENLPLVFDIQRQWTQSDFPQSNICMGGVLEGKIVGDRSSRLIVYTDGDFPVGRGRNQQINADNVSLLVNGIDWLSDDTGLIDLRTKAVDTRPIKELDDATRSLYKYLNFLLPIGLILVYSFFRSSMNRRKRIQRMEERYV
- a CDS encoding ATP-binding cassette domain-containing protein; protein product: MDLKIESLSKSFGNQKAVDNISFEVRSGEIVGFLGPNGAGKTTTMKMLTQYISPDHGTIWYGSSSSRDAIELRRSIGYLPEHNPLYEDMPMLDYLAFCAALQGVPQGEIQNNIRNMVKKCGLDVEKHKKIGELSKGFRQRVGLAQAIIHNPKILILDEPTTGLDPNQIVEIRELIKQLGREKTVILSTHILPEVEATCDRLLIINKGKIVADGTVSNLRKQSENRQILHVRIDGPNQNNIYEVLKNEPGVSMVDLINRNENKFEIQSHDAEPLNRKIFHLCVKNGWDLLEMIPFETKLEDIFRDLTIN
- a CDS encoding ABC transporter permease subunit; translated protein: MQSPISIIAKKELASFFDSLTAYIMLVAFLGFSGFFTWIFGSDVFIRKEADLQVFFGIAKWTLFFFIPAITMKMLAEEKKTGTIELLLTKAVSHRQLILGKFLACLLLIIIALALTLPYYFSISQLGAVDHGATISGYLGLILMSAAYIGIGLFASSITNNQIVAFLLALLIGIFFHFLFDVFSYGSRGLFGQIFSTLSVSKHFDSISRGVIDTKDILYFITLTGLGLYLAELFIAKRK